Proteins encoded within one genomic window of Streptomyces sp. NBC_00523:
- a CDS encoding STAS domain-containing protein — MSPLNITPDETPAGPALHVAGELDYASSAALSLRTEALHLSPGQRLIVDLSGVNFCDSTGITALLAARQHVQAAGATLILEAVPTHLIRIFTLTGLDQVFTCHPGDPA; from the coding sequence ATGAGCCCGCTTAACATCACACCGGACGAAACCCCCGCCGGCCCCGCACTGCACGTGGCTGGCGAACTCGACTACGCAAGTTCCGCCGCCCTGAGCCTTAGGACCGAGGCTCTTCATCTCTCCCCAGGGCAGCGCCTGATCGTCGACCTGTCAGGTGTGAACTTCTGCGACTCCACCGGCATCACCGCCCTCCTTGCTGCCCGCCAGCACGTGCAAGCGGCGGGCGCCACCCTGATCTTGGAGGCTGTGCCGACGCACCTGATACGCATCTTCACCCTGACCGGCCTGGACCAGGTCTTCACATGTCACCCCGGTGACCCAGCTTGA
- a CDS encoding TetR/AcrR family transcriptional regulator codes for MSTRSDEGTSRERIVEAATRLFAERGYDATSTRAIGEAVGLNIATVAYHVGGKLELYRAVMRRAHLAQREVATTALDQLRSCGPSADETRTALLGFVDTYLSFCLNNPEVPALWMRRWLSEGAELAEIEAEFAGPLVAEVADGVRTVVDRAGIGAGVDIEMLVFTIVWTTHSFGQAGVIDAAGHRLGPRDLPALDRFRRHLHTLVTGVLGSGAKAAGGPRS; via the coding sequence ATGAGCACCCGATCCGACGAGGGAACGAGCCGAGAGCGCATCGTGGAAGCGGCCACCCGACTCTTCGCGGAGCGGGGGTACGACGCGACAAGCACCCGGGCGATCGGCGAAGCCGTCGGTCTCAACATCGCGACGGTCGCCTACCACGTGGGTGGGAAACTGGAGCTGTACCGCGCGGTCATGCGCCGCGCGCACCTCGCCCAGCGGGAGGTCGCGACGACCGCGCTGGATCAGCTGCGCTCCTGCGGCCCCTCGGCCGACGAGACCCGGACCGCGCTGCTCGGCTTCGTCGACACGTATCTCTCCTTCTGTCTGAACAACCCCGAGGTCCCCGCGCTCTGGATGCGCCGTTGGCTTTCGGAGGGGGCCGAACTGGCCGAGATCGAAGCGGAGTTCGCCGGGCCGCTCGTCGCCGAGGTGGCCGACGGCGTGCGCACGGTGGTCGACCGCGCCGGTATCGGAGCGGGAGTCGACATCGAGATGCTGGTCTTCACGATCGTCTGGACCACGCATTCCTTCGGTCAGGCCGGGGTGATCGACGCCGCCGGCCACCGGCTCGGTCCGCGTGACCTGCCCGCACTCGACCGCTTCCGGCGCCACCTGCACACCCTCGTGACCGGAGTGCTGGGCAGCGGAGCGAAGGCCGCGGGCGGACCCCGCTCCTGA
- a CDS encoding flavin-containing monooxygenase, producing the protein MGSTKVAVIGAGAAGLASAKALLGEGVDVTVLERGRRAGGLWAPDGDEATPAYSSLHLNTSKGRTEFTAYPMPEHWPDFPSAALVGGYLAAYADAFGVTDRIRFGSEVTAVRRCHTGWEVTSRRGTEPTTDVYDAVVVANGHNREPKWPEPAYPGVFDGMQMHAHDYRSPEIFTGRRVLVVGMGNSAMDIAVDASYVSAGPVLLSARHGTHIVPKYLLGRPADATGGALAVLPWRLRQKVAEAVLRLAVGRPEKYGLPRPAGGLFQNHPTISDTILHRLTHGEVVSRPGIERLDGGRAVFTDGTAEDVDVVVWATGYHVTVPFLDGTWLGEDPEEMPLYQRVFHLADPTLTFVGLMQSTGAALPVVEAQAELVAAHLAGRYALPPPDEQLAAVRRARAAAVARWGDRRPAMRIDFDRYVTALPRELRAGVRRAARGATVHTPNAKADAS; encoded by the coding sequence ATGGGTTCGACAAAGGTGGCGGTGATCGGTGCCGGCGCGGCGGGGCTCGCGTCCGCGAAGGCGCTGCTCGGTGAAGGGGTGGACGTCACGGTCCTGGAGCGAGGTCGTCGCGCCGGAGGGCTGTGGGCGCCCGACGGCGACGAGGCGACCCCGGCGTACAGCAGCCTGCATCTCAACACCAGTAAGGGCCGCACGGAGTTCACGGCCTACCCGATGCCGGAGCACTGGCCGGACTTCCCGTCCGCCGCGCTGGTGGGCGGATACCTCGCCGCCTACGCGGACGCCTTCGGGGTCACCGATCGCATCCGGTTCGGGTCCGAGGTCACCGCCGTACGCCGGTGTCACACCGGGTGGGAGGTGACGTCCCGGCGGGGAACGGAACCGACGACGGATGTCTACGACGCCGTGGTCGTCGCCAACGGACACAATCGCGAGCCGAAGTGGCCGGAGCCCGCCTACCCGGGCGTGTTCGACGGTATGCAGATGCACGCTCACGACTACCGCAGTCCGGAGATCTTCACCGGACGGCGGGTTCTCGTCGTCGGGATGGGCAACAGCGCGATGGACATCGCCGTGGACGCCTCGTACGTCTCCGCCGGGCCCGTGCTGCTGTCGGCACGGCACGGCACCCACATCGTCCCGAAGTACCTGCTCGGCCGCCCCGCGGACGCCACCGGTGGAGCCCTGGCCGTGCTTCCCTGGCGGCTCCGGCAGAAGGTGGCAGAGGCGGTGCTGCGCCTCGCTGTCGGCAGACCGGAGAAGTACGGGCTGCCGCGTCCGGCGGGTGGGCTCTTCCAGAACCATCCGACGATCAGCGACACGATCCTGCACCGGCTCACGCACGGTGAGGTGGTCTCCCGCCCCGGCATCGAGCGACTCGACGGCGGCCGGGCGGTCTTCACGGACGGCACCGCCGAAGACGTCGACGTGGTGGTGTGGGCAACCGGCTACCACGTGACCGTTCCGTTCCTGGACGGCACCTGGCTCGGCGAGGACCCGGAGGAGATGCCGCTGTACCAGCGGGTCTTCCACCTCGCCGACCCCACACTGACCTTCGTCGGCCTCATGCAGTCCACCGGGGCGGCCCTTCCCGTCGTCGAGGCACAGGCCGAACTCGTCGCCGCGCATCTAGCCGGCCGGTACGCCCTACCGCCCCCGGACGAACAGCTCGCCGCGGTCCGGCGCGCCCGCGCCGCGGCGGTTGCCCGATGGGGCGACCGCCGCCCGGCCATGCGGATCGACTTCGACCGGTACGTCACCGCCCTGCCCCGAGAGCTCCGCGCCGGCGTCCGCCGGGCGGCCCGCGGAGCCACTGTCCACACCCCGAACGCGAAAGCCGACGCCTCATGA
- a CDS encoding chloride channel protein, with amino-acid sequence MVLAVAVGAGAGAGSIVFRWCIETFTRFFSGHTDYASDPGSPHPHLAWLGPGFVVLAPVVGGLLYGPLVNRFAKEARGHGVPEVMVAVAQRGGRISPKVAVVKTLASALTIGSGGSVGREGPIVQIGSALGSTLGRVTKVTEGRMKLLVACGAAGGIAATFNAPLAGVFFAMELILGAFSAEAFGAAVLASVTASVIGRAAFGDTAFLDLPAFHVEHLGQYGLFAVLGVIAGAVGVGFARILYAIEDACDWAWRGPEWLRPAVGGLALGLVLLALPEMYGVGYPVLQRATEGGYALGFLLLLMAGKMVATSVTIGIGGSGGVFAPSLFIGAMLGAAFGAAAGDVMPTTAGAVGAYALVGMGAVFAGSSRAPITAVVILFELTGEYTIILPMMLAIVLATATSRVLSHETIYTLKLLRRGIDLTRPAQGAQIGGQQVADVMEALPRTVQANSPLNEASGLLSLSGHGALPVLDETGAYLGVVTARAAAEALAQQPSDAPTVVRQIVEPAPRVTTNDSLASAMKKLVDVSGTGLPVLDDQSGRPLGWLSHQGTLRALSAVRTVR; translated from the coding sequence ATGGTGCTGGCCGTAGCCGTCGGTGCGGGCGCCGGTGCCGGATCCATCGTGTTCCGTTGGTGCATCGAGACCTTCACACGCTTCTTCTCCGGTCACACGGACTACGCCTCCGACCCCGGCAGCCCACATCCACATCTGGCCTGGCTGGGCCCGGGCTTCGTGGTGCTGGCCCCGGTGGTCGGCGGTCTGCTGTACGGACCACTGGTGAACCGGTTCGCCAAGGAAGCGCGGGGCCACGGCGTCCCCGAGGTCATGGTGGCGGTCGCCCAGCGGGGCGGGCGCATCAGCCCCAAGGTCGCCGTCGTCAAGACGCTCGCCTCCGCACTCACCATCGGCTCGGGGGGATCGGTGGGCCGGGAGGGGCCGATCGTCCAGATCGGTTCCGCGCTCGGCTCGACCCTCGGACGCGTGACGAAGGTGACGGAGGGCCGGATGAAGCTGCTGGTCGCCTGCGGCGCGGCCGGTGGCATCGCGGCGACGTTCAACGCCCCCTTGGCCGGTGTCTTCTTCGCCATGGAGCTCATCCTCGGCGCCTTCAGCGCGGAGGCGTTCGGCGCGGCGGTCCTCGCGAGCGTCACCGCCAGCGTGATCGGACGCGCGGCCTTCGGCGACACCGCCTTCCTCGACCTCCCCGCGTTCCACGTCGAGCACCTGGGCCAGTACGGACTGTTCGCGGTGCTCGGTGTCATCGCGGGTGCGGTAGGTGTCGGCTTCGCCCGCATCCTGTACGCGATCGAGGACGCGTGCGACTGGGCATGGCGCGGGCCGGAATGGCTGCGCCCGGCCGTGGGCGGCCTGGCCCTCGGACTGGTCCTTCTCGCCCTGCCCGAGATGTACGGCGTCGGATACCCCGTGCTCCAGCGGGCCACTGAAGGTGGATATGCCCTCGGCTTCCTGCTCCTGCTGATGGCCGGGAAGATGGTGGCAACCAGCGTGACGATCGGAATCGGCGGTTCGGGTGGGGTCTTCGCACCGAGTCTGTTCATCGGGGCCATGCTCGGGGCCGCCTTCGGAGCAGCGGCCGGCGACGTCATGCCCACGACCGCCGGCGCGGTCGGCGCCTACGCCCTCGTCGGCATGGGCGCCGTATTCGCCGGCTCCTCGCGGGCACCGATCACGGCGGTGGTCATCCTGTTCGAGCTCACCGGTGAGTACACGATCATCCTGCCGATGATGCTCGCCATCGTGCTGGCCACGGCCACCAGCCGAGTCCTCTCGCACGAGACGATCTACACCCTCAAACTACTCCGACGCGGCATAGACCTGACCCGCCCCGCACAAGGAGCGCAGATCGGTGGGCAGCAGGTCGCCGACGTCATGGAGGCACTCCCCCGAACCGTGCAGGCGAACAGCCCACTGAACGAGGCGTCAGGACTGCTCAGCCTATCGGGCCACGGGGCTCTCCCGGTCCTCGACGAGACGGGCGCCTACCTCGGGGTGGTCACGGCCCGGGCGGCGGCCGAGGCCCTCGCCCAGCAGCCGTCGGACGCCCCGACCGTCGTACGCCAGATAGTGGAACCGGCGCCCCGCGTCACCACGAACGACTCACTCGCCTCCGCGATGAAGAAGCTCGTCGACGTGTCCGGCACGGGGCTACCGGTGCTGGACGACCAGAGCGGCAGACCTCTTGGCTGGCTCAGCCATCAAGGAACGCTGCGCGCCCTGTCAGCCGTCCGGACGGTTCGGTGA
- a CDS encoding sulfite exporter TauE/SafE family protein, with protein MTLPELLAVAAVALGAFAQAATGMGFSLIAAPVLIAVFGPHRGVPMVLVLAVVSSLLPLSRDWRHARQRDVGRLLLPAILGTPVAAWALRAVDTRLLALAAGCGVLIGVVLLARGVRSSFLSSPKGAWLAGLGSAGLNVIGGVGGPPIGLYAANAGWAVRDTRATLHAFFLVQNLVTAAVLGFVLPPWTTVAALAFGAAAGMVSAPRLPARAVRAGVLAVSCAGGVTLLGSALA; from the coding sequence ATGACGCTGCCGGAGCTCTTGGCCGTAGCGGCGGTCGCGCTCGGTGCGTTCGCCCAGGCGGCGACGGGGATGGGTTTCTCCCTGATCGCGGCGCCGGTTCTGATCGCCGTCTTCGGGCCCCATCGGGGGGTACCGATGGTTCTGGTCCTCGCCGTGGTGTCCTCCCTCCTGCCACTTTCGCGCGACTGGCGGCACGCCCGCCAGCGCGACGTGGGGCGGCTGCTGTTGCCGGCGATCCTGGGTACGCCGGTGGCGGCGTGGGCGCTGCGCGCCGTCGACACGAGGCTGCTGGCCCTCGCCGCCGGATGCGGGGTGCTGATCGGAGTGGTGCTGCTGGCTCGGGGGGTGCGCTCGTCGTTCCTCAGCAGTCCGAAGGGCGCCTGGCTGGCGGGTTTGGGCAGCGCCGGACTCAACGTTATCGGTGGAGTGGGCGGACCACCGATCGGTCTCTACGCCGCCAACGCGGGCTGGGCCGTCAGGGACACCCGGGCCACGCTGCACGCCTTCTTCCTCGTGCAGAACCTGGTCACCGCAGCGGTGCTGGGGTTCGTCCTCCCGCCCTGGACGACCGTGGCCGCCCTCGCCTTCGGCGCGGCCGCCGGCATGGTGTCTGCGCCCCGGCTGCCCGCGCGCGCGGTACGGGCCGGGGTCCTGGCAGTCTCCTGTGCGGGTGGGGTGACCTTGCTGGGAAGTGCGCTGGCCTGA
- a CDS encoding IS3 family transposase — protein MNDTYAFIEAEKTTHGVAFLCRLLKVARSSFYAWLAAAKPRAARRAADQALVHEITVIHVGSRQTYGVPRVHAELRRLGRAVNRKRVARLMREHDIQGVTRRKRRSLTRADRKARPAPDLIGREFHAETPGTKLVGDITALPTGEGWLYLACWLDLATREVVGYSMADHHRADLVVDALGMAHGRGGLQPGCVIHSDRGSEYTSTRFQNRIRELELRQSCGRTGSCFDNAAAESFWALLKEEIGTRVWPDRATARADVFDFIETFYNRRRLRRHKFFGYLTPAETRQRHRHTLAA, from the coding sequence GTGAACGACACGTACGCGTTCATCGAGGCGGAGAAGACCACCCACGGCGTCGCTTTCCTCTGCCGCCTGCTCAAGGTGGCCCGTTCCTCGTTCTATGCCTGGCTCGCCGCGGCAAAGCCCCGGGCCGCCCGCCGGGCCGCCGACCAGGCCCTGGTGCACGAGATCACCGTGATCCACGTCGGCTCGCGCCAGACTTATGGCGTCCCGCGCGTCCATGCCGAACTGCGGCGTCTGGGACGGGCAGTGAACCGTAAGCGGGTCGCCCGTCTCATGCGCGAGCACGACATCCAGGGCGTGACCCGCCGCAAGCGCCGTTCGCTGACACGAGCGGACAGGAAGGCCAGGCCGGCACCGGACCTGATCGGCCGCGAATTCCACGCCGAGACGCCCGGCACGAAACTGGTCGGCGACATCACCGCCCTGCCCACCGGCGAGGGTTGGCTCTACCTCGCCTGCTGGCTCGACCTGGCCACCCGCGAGGTCGTCGGTTACTCGATGGCCGATCACCACCGGGCCGATCTCGTCGTCGATGCACTCGGCATGGCCCACGGCCGCGGTGGACTGCAACCCGGCTGCGTGATCCACAGCGACCGCGGCAGCGAGTACACCTCGACCCGATTCCAGAACCGAATAAGGGAGTTGGAACTCCGCCAGAGCTGCGGACGCACCGGGTCCTGCTTCGACAACGCCGCCGCGGAGAGTTTCTGGGCCCTGCTCAAAGAAGAGATCGGCACCCGCGTCTGGCCTGACCGGGCCACCGCCCGTGCCGACGTTTTCGATTTCATCGAGACGTTCTACAACCGGCGCCGACTGCGCAGACACAAGTTCTTCGGCTACCTCACCCCGGCCGAGACCCGCCAACGGCACCGACACACCCTCGCGGCATAG
- a CDS encoding MFS transporter, with product MTAIRAGSPQASRGSLSAYATGSVGMGVWVTVPGLLLLYFLTDVLGVPAFAAGLTLLLPKVIDIVVHPLLGSRSDREAHRFGHRRRMMWAGTLLGPAMVAMFSVPPGLDGGTAALWVGCWFVVGNLLFAGFQVPYLTTPSDLPVGYHERTRVFMFRMVLLTIGLLGAGVTAPALTSAGTRGDYARMAVLLASVMAVSAVVAVIGVRRLTDACGFRTPGVRSGHSSLADLRIALRDHDYRTLVLSYLFTGTTTHLFLASLPYVTEYVFDAPRLTALFMGLFLGPALFAAPAWTAWSRRHGKQRGLLLSQGVFAAGSVTLLPGATLDGTPGVVVTAGVVMVMGVAFAGLQLFAFSMLPDAIAAAGAAKAGAYTGVWTATEATGTAVGPYVYSAVLAMGGFVSSTAGAPAAQSSTALTALLVGFTCVPAGLMGIALWFQRRCVLDGAA from the coding sequence GTGACGGCGATCCGTGCGGGCTCGCCGCAGGCGAGCCGGGGCTCGCTGTCGGCGTACGCGACCGGGTCCGTCGGCATGGGCGTGTGGGTCACGGTGCCGGGGCTGCTGCTGCTCTACTTCCTGACGGACGTCCTCGGTGTGCCCGCGTTCGCGGCGGGTCTGACGCTGCTGCTGCCCAAGGTGATCGACATCGTCGTCCACCCGCTGCTGGGGTCCCGTTCGGACCGGGAAGCGCACCGGTTCGGGCACCGGCGCCGGATGATGTGGGCCGGCACACTGCTCGGCCCGGCCATGGTGGCCATGTTCAGCGTGCCGCCGGGGCTGGACGGCGGTACGGCCGCGCTGTGGGTCGGCTGCTGGTTCGTGGTCGGCAACCTGTTGTTCGCCGGTTTCCAGGTGCCGTACCTCACCACCCCGTCCGATCTGCCGGTCGGATACCACGAGCGGACCCGGGTCTTCATGTTCCGCATGGTCCTGCTGACCATCGGGCTCCTGGGTGCCGGCGTCACCGCGCCGGCACTCACCTCGGCCGGCACGCGGGGCGACTACGCCCGCATGGCCGTGCTGCTGGCATCGGTCATGGCCGTGTCGGCGGTCGTAGCGGTCATCGGCGTACGGCGGCTCACCGACGCGTGCGGATTCCGCACTCCCGGCGTGCGGTCCGGCCACTCCTCCCTGGCCGACCTGCGCATCGCGCTGCGGGACCACGACTACCGGACGCTGGTGCTGTCGTACCTGTTCACCGGCACGACCACGCATCTGTTCCTCGCCTCGTTGCCGTACGTGACCGAGTACGTCTTCGACGCCCCGCGCCTGACCGCGCTGTTCATGGGGCTCTTCCTCGGACCGGCCCTGTTCGCGGCTCCCGCGTGGACGGCCTGGTCCCGGCGGCACGGCAAGCAGCGGGGACTCCTCCTGTCCCAGGGCGTGTTCGCGGCGGGGTCCGTGACCCTGCTTCCGGGTGCGACGCTCGACGGAACGCCCGGTGTCGTGGTGACCGCGGGTGTGGTGATGGTGATGGGGGTGGCGTTCGCGGGGCTCCAGTTGTTCGCGTTCTCCATGCTCCCCGACGCGATCGCGGCGGCCGGGGCGGCGAAGGCCGGGGCCTACACCGGGGTGTGGACCGCGACCGAGGCGACCGGGACCGCCGTCGGCCCGTACGTGTACTCGGCGGTGCTGGCCATGGGCGGATTCGTCTCCAGCACGGCGGGCGCGCCCGCCGCCCAGTCCAGCACGGCACTGACCGCGCTGCTCGTCGGTTTCACATGTGTGCCGGCAGGGCTCATGGGCATCGCACTGTGGTTCCAGAGACGCTGCGTCCTGGACGGTGCCGCATGA
- a CDS encoding SDR family NAD(P)-dependent oxidoreductase, with the protein MTPSFLARRHDVRGRRILITGASGTIGRALGERLTRAGAHVVGLDLRPRGDEPFDVIPCDVTDDASTAKAVADALAALGGLDVLVNNAGRGGPAPAEYAPGTEVRRQLELNLLGTWRVTAACVDALVETRGRVVMVASRMAVMQLPLAAAYGASKRAMVAYADALRLELGTHVSVSCVYPSAVRSPIHDSTKAAGLSLEGMSVYEPLDGVVDTLVRTLVAARPRRDVTTTRRGALEFFLARHLPALTDRVVARTLAVRARTGVFDGAEPAAGVVERHRSGR; encoded by the coding sequence ATGACTCCTTCCTTCCTCGCCCGCCGGCACGATGTCCGCGGACGGCGCATCCTCATCACCGGCGCGTCCGGCACCATCGGACGGGCGCTCGGCGAGCGGCTGACGCGCGCGGGAGCGCATGTGGTCGGCCTCGATCTGCGGCCCCGCGGCGACGAGCCGTTCGACGTGATCCCCTGCGACGTCACCGACGACGCCAGTACGGCGAAGGCCGTCGCGGACGCCCTCGCGGCACTCGGCGGCCTCGACGTCCTGGTGAACAACGCGGGCAGGGGCGGGCCCGCACCTGCCGAGTACGCGCCCGGCACCGAGGTGCGCCGCCAGCTGGAGCTCAATCTGCTCGGTACGTGGCGGGTGACGGCCGCCTGTGTCGACGCGCTGGTCGAGACGCGCGGGCGGGTGGTGATGGTGGCCTCCCGGATGGCGGTCATGCAACTCCCGCTGGCCGCGGCGTACGGGGCGTCCAAGCGGGCCATGGTCGCGTACGCCGACGCGCTGCGCCTCGAACTGGGCACCCACGTCTCGGTCAGTTGCGTGTACCCGTCGGCGGTGCGCAGCCCGATCCACGACTCGACGAAGGCGGCGGGTCTGTCGCTGGAAGGCATGAGCGTGTACGAACCGCTGGACGGTGTGGTCGACACGCTCGTCCGTACGCTGGTGGCCGCCAGGCCCCGGCGGGATGTGACCACGACCCGCCGCGGTGCGCTGGAGTTCTTCCTGGCGCGACACCTGCCCGCCCTCACCGACCGCGTCGTGGCCCGCACACTCGCCGTGCGGGCGCGCACCGGTGTCTTCGACGGCGCCGAGCCGGCCGCGGGCGTCGTCGAGCGGCACCGGAGCGGAAGGTGA
- a CDS encoding translationally-controlled tumor protein: MKIYKDVLGYNKDELFSDAFPIEELPALYAVTAKMVTSDLSVKIGNGSTRSAEGEDDSEYGAGTIQVITLVDSHRLQRTAFDRKSYLTYLKGYLSQVESHLRENAPGEVEEFKKSAQEAAKAMVADFDSYDFYQGENLDGDGRVAFARPVANDTWTFNFWKHGVRADQH, from the coding sequence GTGAAGATCTACAAGGATGTCCTCGGCTACAACAAGGACGAACTGTTCAGTGATGCGTTCCCCATCGAGGAACTCCCCGCTCTGTACGCGGTGACCGCCAAGATGGTCACCAGTGACCTCTCGGTCAAGATCGGTAACGGGTCTACCAGGAGCGCGGAGGGGGAGGATGACAGCGAGTACGGAGCCGGCACGATCCAGGTGATCACCCTGGTCGATTCCCACCGGTTACAGCGGACTGCGTTCGACAGGAAGAGCTACCTGACCTACCTGAAGGGCTACCTGTCGCAGGTCGAGAGCCACCTGAGGGAGAACGCACCGGGCGAGGTGGAGGAGTTCAAGAAGAGTGCGCAGGAAGCGGCCAAGGCCATGGTCGCCGACTTCGACAGCTACGACTTCTACCAGGGGGAGAACCTCGACGGCGACGGCAGGGTGGCCTTCGCCCGCCCGGTCGCGAACGACACGTGGACCTTCAACTTCTGGAAGCACGGCGTGCGAGCCGACCAGCACTGA
- a CDS encoding protein kinase domain-containing protein has product MAEAVLSGRYRLTERLGEGGMGVVWLAEDLVLHREVAVKTVAGPGVTEQAAARLEREARAAAGLSDSQHVVTVHDFGQDGDTLFIVMALAPGRALDRVLAAEGPPAIVHAVDWARQICVALEAAHGAGIVHRDIKPANAVLGPDGTVRVLDFGIAWFHRDLGLDRLSQAGGVLGSAPWMSPEQARGEEVGPASDLYSLGCLLHQLLAGKPPFGDRDALAQIVAHAQEVPDPPSAHRPGVPVDLDLLVAELLSKSPEHRPDSAAATVARLGAIARELGAEETTGRPLAPPIPAALPRAASPAERPVSRRTLLVGAVGLVAVSTTAIVVVPNVLDGDSGNGNGGGEATYRWRKQTLRIPTAVADSAVITGQNGDDSLVAYDVRTGEERWRGSDDIDATYPMTKDTLYVTANGGELRCLEPDTGEVRWSFEPLGDDDVSGGVFPVLVPECVYVGLGPYVYSLDHSTGEERWRYMLEEDLALVTSLESGGGLLFVRDKERAWIALDPVAGSKLWTWQHASSEGGSDERSFVGAVDGRAFFSGGSGLTVLDTSDGRFVTTYRDLGDVRVVPEHRLLLGAQGAWSATDGRRMWSAPKDFFGGVLMGGAVVGNAYDAKAKEGYLVGLDPRDGKERWRHKDLYEFVSTTGTAAAAATDSPLIAKVLTAGVKLLRIDPATGRRGPVRTVPESYLLWTGCLGNLVFAVCADSRVDPKTGTWPKKRRLYTIELAQFDED; this is encoded by the coding sequence GTGGCGGAGGCCGTGCTGTCAGGGCGCTACCGGCTGACCGAGCGGCTCGGCGAGGGCGGGATGGGTGTCGTGTGGCTGGCCGAGGACCTTGTGCTGCACCGGGAGGTCGCGGTCAAGACCGTCGCCGGGCCTGGCGTCACCGAGCAGGCCGCCGCCCGGCTCGAGCGCGAGGCGCGAGCTGCGGCGGGGCTGTCAGACAGTCAACACGTTGTTACCGTGCACGACTTCGGCCAGGATGGTGACACGCTCTTCATTGTCATGGCCCTCGCTCCGGGCCGCGCTCTCGACCGGGTCCTGGCCGCCGAGGGCCCGCCCGCTATTGTGCATGCCGTGGACTGGGCCCGGCAGATTTGCGTTGCCCTGGAGGCAGCGCACGGCGCGGGCATCGTCCACCGCGACATCAAGCCCGCGAATGCCGTCCTCGGCCCGGATGGCACGGTCCGTGTCCTCGACTTCGGCATCGCCTGGTTCCACCGCGATCTCGGCCTGGACCGGCTCAGCCAGGCAGGTGGCGTACTGGGCAGCGCGCCCTGGATGTCACCAGAACAGGCGCGAGGGGAGGAGGTGGGGCCGGCCTCCGATCTGTACTCGTTGGGCTGTCTGCTCCACCAGCTCCTGGCCGGAAAGCCGCCTTTCGGCGACCGGGACGCATTGGCCCAGATCGTCGCCCATGCCCAGGAAGTCCCCGACCCGCCCTCCGCGCACCGGCCCGGAGTGCCAGTCGACCTGGACCTCCTGGTCGCCGAACTGCTCTCCAAGTCCCCGGAGCACCGCCCCGACTCTGCCGCCGCAACTGTGGCGCGGCTCGGGGCGATCGCGCGGGAGCTGGGGGCGGAGGAGACGACGGGGCGGCCCCTGGCACCCCCGATACCGGCTGCCCTGCCGCGCGCCGCCAGCCCCGCGGAGCGTCCGGTGTCCCGGCGGACATTGCTGGTCGGGGCAGTTGGCCTCGTGGCTGTTTCCACGACTGCGATCGTCGTAGTACCGAATGTCCTTGACGGGGATTCCGGCAACGGTAATGGCGGCGGGGAGGCGACATATCGCTGGCGCAAGCAGACGCTCCGGATACCGACCGCCGTGGCCGACTCGGCAGTGATCACGGGGCAGAACGGTGACGACTCCCTCGTCGCGTACGACGTCAGGACCGGGGAGGAGCGCTGGCGGGGCTCGGACGACATCGACGCGACGTACCCGATGACCAAGGACACCTTGTACGTCACCGCGAACGGTGGAGAGCTGCGCTGCCTCGAGCCCGATACGGGGGAGGTCCGCTGGTCTTTCGAGCCGCTCGGCGACGACGACGTATCGGGTGGTGTGTTTCCGGTCCTGGTTCCAGAGTGCGTCTACGTGGGCCTGGGGCCGTACGTCTACTCGCTTGACCACTCCACGGGCGAAGAGCGCTGGCGCTACATGCTGGAGGAAGACCTTGCACTGGTCACCTCGTTGGAGTCGGGGGGCGGGCTGCTGTTCGTACGGGACAAGGAGCGCGCCTGGATCGCACTCGATCCGGTGGCCGGGAGCAAGCTGTGGACCTGGCAGCACGCCTCGTCCGAAGGCGGGAGCGACGAGCGCTCGTTCGTCGGCGCGGTGGACGGCCGGGCCTTCTTCAGCGGCGGCTCCGGACTGACCGTCCTCGACACCTCGGACGGAAGGTTCGTTACGACGTATAGGGACCTTGGTGACGTCCGGGTCGTGCCGGAACACCGGCTGCTGCTTGGGGCGCAGGGTGCGTGGTCGGCCACGGACGGCAGGAGGATGTGGTCCGCGCCAAAGGACTTTTTCGGCGGTGTCCTCATGGGCGGCGCCGTGGTGGGCAACGCGTACGACGCGAAGGCCAAGGAGGGCTACCTTGTGGGCCTCGACCCACGAGACGGCAAGGAACGCTGGCGGCACAAGGACCTGTACGAGTTCGTCTCGACCACCGGCACGGCGGCCGCGGCGGCCACCGACTCGCCGCTGATTGCCAAAGTCCTTACCGCCGGCGTGAAGCTGCTGCGTATCGACCCCGCGACAGGCCGGCGGGGCCCGGTCCGCACCGTGCCGGAGAGCTACCTCCTGTGGACCGGCTGCCTGGGCAATCTAGTCTTCGCCGTATGCGCCGACAGTCGGGTGGACCCCAAGACCGGCACCTGGCCCAAGAAGCGGCGCCTGTACACGATCGAACTGGCGCAGTTCGACGAGGACTGA